One Verrucomicrobiia bacterium genomic region harbors:
- a CDS encoding electron transfer flavoprotein subunit beta/FixA family protein, translated as MHTIVCVKQVPEIAGIKVSPDGSGVVPPPGAGMVNPFDVYAVEEGIRIKEKTSGKLSVVTSGGPAAEGALREALALGADEAYLLSDPLFATADPLHTALILSAGIKKIGAFDLVLCGKQAVDDDSSAVPAALAAYLELPQVIFVKKFEQLEPGKAKVFRMADDGYEVIETPLPAVVGVVKEINEPRLPSLKGKMRAKSAKITTWSAADLGLDASALNPANFGYKVEQFSPPSPRPKGEMLSGTPEEIAEKLFQKLREAQVI; from the coding sequence TTGCATACCATTGTTTGCGTAAAACAGGTGCCGGAAATCGCGGGCATAAAAGTTTCCCCCGACGGAAGCGGCGTCGTTCCCCCTCCCGGAGCGGGGATGGTCAACCCGTTCGATGTCTACGCCGTTGAAGAGGGAATTCGCATCAAGGAAAAAACTTCCGGCAAACTCTCCGTAGTCACTTCCGGCGGCCCTGCCGCGGAGGGGGCTTTGCGCGAAGCTTTGGCTCTCGGCGCCGACGAGGCGTATCTGCTCTCCGACCCGTTGTTTGCCACCGCCGATCCCTTGCATACGGCTCTCATTCTTTCGGCCGGCATCAAAAAAATAGGCGCCTTTGATTTGGTGCTCTGCGGCAAGCAGGCCGTGGATGACGACAGTTCCGCCGTTCCCGCCGCCCTGGCCGCTTACCTTGAACTGCCGCAGGTGATTTTCGTGAAAAAATTCGAGCAGTTGGAACCGGGAAAAGCGAAAGTTTTCCGGATGGCGGATGACGGCTACGAAGTGATCGAAACGCCCCTGCCCGCGGTGGTGGGGGTGGTGAAAGAAATAAACGAGCCGCGGCTCCCCTCGCTCAAGGGAAAAATGCGGGCCAAATCGGCCAAAATCACCACCTGGAGCGCCGCCGATTTGGGGCTGGACGCTTCGGCTCTGAACCCCGCCAATTTCGGCTACAAAGTGGAACAGTTTTCCCCGCCGTCGCCCCGTCCCAAAGGGGAGATGCTCTCCGGCACGCCGGAGGAAATCGCCGAAAAGCTTTTCCAAAAACTGCGCGAAGCGCAGGTGATTTGA
- a CDS encoding PASTA domain-containing protein, which produces MDRPTVTIHPQAAGRARKFFFLLVALGMAFMISIVLFDKIFMPAAVRHDDDRLVPSVVGFSVDSAGAVLQSVDLGIAVVGEEFSSAYPAGIIISQLPPPGMRVREGRLIKVSVSKGNQRLVVPNVVGMGRRQAELLLLDYGLYVGEIVEVDTSGVEKGMVLASFPSPGAGVAPQSRVTLTIAAGGVEPDSTWVPNLVGRSLEEAKKRIAASGLELKDLDYEDNELVLPGTVLKQEPPGGLAVRRGEKVKLWVARSE; this is translated from the coding sequence GTGGATAGACCCACCGTAACGATCCACCCGCAGGCCGCCGGCCGGGCGCGCAAATTCTTCTTTCTGCTCGTGGCCCTCGGCATGGCCTTCATGATTTCCATTGTCCTCTTCGACAAAATCTTCATGCCCGCGGCCGTGCGCCACGACGACGACCGGCTGGTCCCCTCCGTGGTCGGTTTTTCGGTCGATTCGGCCGGCGCCGTTCTGCAGTCGGTCGATTTGGGGATCGCCGTGGTCGGCGAGGAATTCTCTTCGGCCTATCCGGCCGGCATCATCATCTCCCAGCTTCCGCCGCCGGGGATGCGGGTGCGGGAGGGGCGCTTGATAAAGGTCTCCGTCTCCAAGGGGAACCAGCGTCTGGTCGTTCCCAACGTGGTCGGCATGGGGCGGCGGCAGGCAGAGCTTCTGCTTTTGGATTACGGCCTCTACGTCGGCGAAATCGTGGAGGTGGATACCTCCGGCGTGGAAAAGGGGATGGTTCTGGCCAGTTTTCCCTCTCCCGGGGCCGGGGTTGCCCCGCAGAGCCGGGTCACTTTGACCATCGCCGCCGGCGGGGTGGAGCCGGATTCCACCTGGGTGCCGAACTTGGTGGGGCGCAGCTTGGAAGAGGCCAAAAAGCGGATTGCCGCCTCCGGCTTGGAATTGAAGGACTTGGACTACGAAGACAACGAGCTGGTGCTCCCCGGAACGGTTTTGAAGCAGGAGCCGCCCGGCGGGCTGGCCGTGCGCCGCGGCGAAAAAGTCAAGCTTTGGGTGGCCCGCTCGGAGTGA